CTGGTCACCTGCGGCTTCTCCAGATCTACGGCGGTGACGATCTCATAGAGCGTCCCCTGCCCGTAGGGCGGAAGGAAGATCTCTGATTCCTCCAGAAGTTTCCCCTGTACCTGAGGGATATAGGTCTCCGGCCTGGCCTCCTGGATATCTGTTCCCACGTCATACTGGGTAAAAAGATAGAGAACCCCCTCTGCCAGCCGGGAGGAATGATACCAGCCGCTCTGGGTAACTTCCCCCTCCAGCCCAGGGGCTTTTGGATCGCTTACATCATAGGTCAGGACCATGGACTCTGCCTGCTCCTCTTCCGGATAGAACTCCACATCTCCCAGATTCTTCGAACATACCAGGATCACCCGCTTCTCCTCCGGGACCACATAGATCTCCTCGATCCCCCAGCCTTCTTTGATCTGGATCTCCCCGGTCTCCTCTAACGCCTCTCCTGCTTTCACGATCCCCACCTCTGTCTGATTCGTCTCCACGACATAGAGATAGTTCCCGTCGGTTTTCACCAGGTCTCCTTCGTCCACTCCCTGCTGCCGCAGGTTGGTCTCAGAATAGTCTGTCCCCGCTTCCGCAGTCTTTGCCGCCCCGCCGAAAGTGCTGCTCTGGGATTCGGTGGCGGCGATCATATCCGCGGACTCGTTCACCACCCAGCTTCTGGCCCGTTGCTCTTTGATCCCTTCCTGGATCTGATCATAGATCTCTTCATAACTGTTCGCGCAGGCGATGGATCCGCTCCCGCTGATCTCCTCCACCACCGTCTCTGCCGGTACGGCGGATGTTCCTCCCTCCCTGCCGCCAAGGCCGCTGTAAATGGATATCCCTGCAGTGATCACCAGACAGGCTGCCGCCGGAACCGCCAGATACTTCCACGCTGGTCTCTTCTTCCTGACGCCAGCAAGCCGTTCTCTTACCGCCTCCGGGCCAAGGCTGTCCGGCGGCTGGATCTCTGCCGTCTTCTTCCGGATCTTTTCCAGAATTTCCTGCTCGTTCCTGTTCA
This window of the Massilistercora timonensis genome carries:
- a CDS encoding beta-propeller domain-containing protein, with protein sequence MNRNEQEILEKIRKKTAEIQPPDSLGPEAVRERLAGVRKKRPAWKYLAVPAAACLVITAGISIYSGLGGREGGTSAVPAETVVEEISGSGSIACANSYEEIYDQIQEGIKEQRARSWVVNESADMIAATESQSSTFGGAAKTAEAGTDYSETNLRQQGVDEGDLVKTDGNYLYVVETNQTEVGIVKAGEALEETGEIQIKEGWGIEEIYVVPEEKRVILVCSKNLGDVEFYPEEEQAESMVLTYDVSDPKAPGLEGEVTQSGWYHSSRLAEGVLYLFTQYDVGTDIQEARPETYIPQVQGKLLEESEIFLPPYGQGTLYEIVTAVDLEKPQVTRNSRAIFSKGGDLYVSGENIYYYETVWTEKGQREMTTIRKISYRDGELEPEAQGAVDGYINDSFSIDEYEGRLRIVTTVGETNSVTVLDEELQTTGEITGLAKDERIYSARFLGEVGYFVTFRETDPLFSVDFSDPDKPRIIGKLKIPGFSDYLHSYRDGQLLGIGMDVDEKTQITEGVKLTMFDVTDPADVKEADTYVLENVYNTDVSYDYKAALVDGEKDLIGFPADSEGGRTYYLFSYDTEAGFQRLMEEEVNGGGGTTRGLYIGDRLYVVDGNVIEAYSLENYEKLDGLIL